In bacterium, a single window of DNA contains:
- a CDS encoding BrnT family toxin — translation MNDDVHFGSFTWNAAKERENIHRHGLSFREATAAFADPHRLITHDDKHSSQEERLFCVGRVNNRVATVRFTYRDKKVRIIGAGFWRKGKVLYEKTRS, via the coding sequence ATGAACGACGACGTCCATTTCGGTTCATTTACCTGGAATGCCGCGAAAGAACGTGAGAATATCCACCGCCACGGTCTGAGTTTCCGAGAGGCAACGGCCGCTTTTGCGGATCCCCATCGCCTCATCACACACGATGACAAACATTCCAGCCAAGAAGAACGTTTATTTTGTGTGGGGCGGGTGAACAATCGTGTAGCCACTGTTCGTTTCACTTATCGTGACAAGAAAGTTCGTATTATTGGCGCCGGTTTTTGGCGAAAAGGAAAGGTCCTCTATGAAAAAACACGATCTTAG